In the genome of Candidatus Methanoperedens sp., the window TCCATTCCAGGAACCCGGAAATATGCCCATCCGCCTGCGCCAATGTATAACATAGACATAAGTATTAATCGCAAGGGATATAATTACCTTTCATGGGCACGATTCGATTAGGCTGCTCGGGCTGGGATTACAGGGATTGGGCTGATGTATTTTATAAGACAGATGAGTCAAGACTTCAGGCATATTCACGTATTTTTAATACAGCTGAGATAAACTCCACATTTTATAGCTATCCATCACAGGGTATCGTATTCGGCTGGGAAAAGTATACTCGCAATGATTTCAAATTCGCTGTAAAGCTGAACCGCATAATAACCCATGAAAAGTTGCTCGATATATCAAAAGGCGTTGAAGATGACTTGAAACGATTCTGCGAACTCATGAAACCGCTTCAGGATAAGGGAAAGCTTGCCTGCATCCTTATTCAATTGCCGCCGGGGATGAAATTCAGAAAGGACAGGATCGAGGAATTCCTCAAAATATTGCCCGCAGATATACGTTTCGCTCTTGAATACAGGAACAAGACATGGCTCTCCGATGAGGCCCACAAATTGCTTTCTGATCATAATGTTACTGCTGTGGTCGTGGATGAGCCGCTGCTTCCCGCAGAAATCAGGCTCACTTCTGATATTGCCTATGTGCGCTGGCACGGACGGGGGGAAAAGATGTGGTACAACTACCGATATTCAAAAGGAGAGCTTGCGAGATGGATACCGAAAATCAGGGAGATGTCGCAGAGTGTTGATGTTTACGGCTATTTCAACAACCACTACCACGGCTATGCACCAGAGAACTGCATAGATGTATTGGAGATGCTCGGGGTTGCCACGCCTGGGCAGAAAGAAGTAAGACAGCGCATGTCGGAGTACTGGAAGGGAAGGAAAGCAGTTACAAAGACGCTGAGCGATTTTATGGAGCAGGAAAAAGAGGCCATATCAACATTGCTCTCTGGATATATCGAAGCTACAAGGCTTGAAAAAGCAAGAGAGATAAAAGATATTGAATTGATCGAAATGGGAGGCGATAAGATTGTGGCCGACGTGAAGGGCTATTCGGTTTATATTGACCTGGAAAGGAGGTTCATACTGCATGATTGTCCTGACTGGAAAAGAACTAAGAGAGAAGGACGATTCTGCAAACATGTCGGAGCGCTTATTCTTGCGCTGCCGGAGGATAAGGGGAGAGCGGTGCTCGGGAACATCAGGAGGCAGCAGTGGGAGTTCAGCCAGTATACGGGGAGGGGAAGTGGTTAAATTAATCACAACTAACATAACAATAAATCTCATTATTATCTTTCCACCATTTTGCAGAGATATTTTATGAAAGAATATTCGTAGAAGCAAGGATCTGCTAAAATGATTTGCTTTGAAAAGAATGCCGATGGATGGTATAAATGAAATGAAAGCGAAAATGGTAATGTATCGCAAGAAAAAATTATCTAATCTTTGAAACGATGTAGATAAGATGGTAAGACTTTAAAAACCAGGGATGAAACGTACGTGAACACAGAAGCCATCGTAGGGATTTGATGAAAGAATTAAAGAGACCAGTGTCTATTGATGAACCATTGAGGTATTGATGAAAGAAAGTAAAAATAAGCCAAGTAAATTCGCTGGCGGCTGGAAAATGGATGAAATAGAACTTCTTAAAATAAAAGATGAATTGAGAGAAAGCTGGAAAAGATGGGAGTTTAACAGATACCGACAGCCTTATTCATCTCCTCAGGGATGAAGAAAATGCAGTAAGCAAAATACGTAAGCTTGAAAAAAATGAAGAGCTTGCGACTACTGATATAAACGCTTTCGAGCTGTACTTCGGCGCATATAATTCAAGGGATAAGGATAGGAACATCTCTTCAGCAAACGGACTTCTTAAGACCTTGACGCTGCTGCATACACGGGAAGAAAGCATGGAAACAGCAGGGAGGATCTTTGCAGAAAGAAGGGCTAAAGGTAAAATGATAGAGATAAGGGACCTGCTTATTGGGGCTATTGCTTTACAGAACGGATATAAGCTCCTCACCAATAACGGAGGACATTTTGAAGGGATGGAAGGACTGGCTCTTCAGGAGTAAATCAGAGCGAGGAGAGGGGACTTGAATCCTTGAGTTCCTTGCGGAACACGGGATTAGCAAAGCAGAGCGAAAAAAGCATAAGATAATATTAAGTAGTACGAAAAGAGAAAAGATATTATGACCACAGTAGGAAAACACCTCAAGTTTGATTACACAGACGTTCTTTTCTGGCTTGGTATCCTGATCATTGTGGCATGGATGATAGGCAAGATAGCTGGATTGATCTGATTTCACATGGTCCTACCTGTCCTGATAGAATTAATACCCATTTTTGGTGGAGTAGTTACGCTGGTGGCTGTCGCTTTGAAGATAGGGAGATTGTTGCAAAAACTTGATACTGCTATTGAAGATATAGAGGAAATCAAAAGGGATATCGGCGACATCAAAGATGAACTGAAGGAAATGGACAAGCGTCTAACTCTCTTAGAAACAAGACAATAATCTGCAGGACTGATGCAGGCCGAAAATATTAACCGAATATCTTTGTTATTTATAACGCTTGATTTAATATCTGCTGATTTATGTTCCTGCGAAGAAGAAGCGACGAGAGGGGGACTTGAACCCCCGAGCTCCTTGCGGAACACAGGGTTAGCAACCCTGCGCCATACCGGGCTTGGCTATCTCGTCACTCGACGGCATCTAATTTACTGTTTGCTATTTAACACTTATTGCTTTTCTCTTTTCGGGAAATTTATAGGCACATCGAATATCATAAAAACGCGGATTAATTCTGCGCATCTGCGTTTATCCGCGTTCATCTGCGGTTTAATACTCGATAAATTCATCCGCGGTTCAATATAAGTAGCGGGCACACCCTCGGTCGCTGTTCCTCCCACTGTCCAGTGGTTCACAAACTCGCCTCCGCCCCGCGACCCCATAAGCGATAGTTGTACACGGGTGGTATGCTCCCTTCCGGGCCTGAACCATTATCCGCGATTAAGACACAAAGACCTTCCTTCAGGAAAGCCCTTGTACCAACACCAGCCCCATAGGACGGGGTTTCACAGTAGAATCTGTGGGTTGGGCAATAGTTAAAACTTCTTCCTCAGGCTTCGCCCCCCGCTGTCGACGGTTTCGGGTCACAGGTAACGCCGAGTTACCCGGGCTAGCCCGCCGCAGCTAAATTGTTTTTGCATGCAATAAAGTTATCTCAATTAAAGTCATAATAAGGGCATATGGAAGAATTGATCGGTTTTGTTGCAAGCAATCATAAGGCAAGCAAGATCCTTGCCGTGCTGGATTCAAAGGGTCCGATGGACAGCGCCACAATAGCCAAAGCAACTCGTTTGGTGGGGGCAGAGAAAAGCATGGAAGAGCTGGTCGGGAAAAAGTTGATAACACACACGGGTGGGAAGTACGCTTTGACGGAACTTGGAAAACAGGTCTCGCATAAGCTTCGCGGGGTATAAATGGGGCCGCTGAGATTTGAACTCAGGTCTCATGCACCCCAAGCATGAAGGATGGACCAGGCTACCCTACGGCCCCTCGATGAACTCGAATCGTCCACCACGGGTGCACAGCCTTAGAAGTTCTCTCAGTATTTTATCCTTTCTTTTTAACCACCATTTTCTGGTTGGTTTTCAACATTTTCATAATTGGCAGAAATATTTATAATGTTATAATAAGAATATTAAAATAGGTGATTAAAGTTAAACTGAACAGGATTCCTACCGGTATTTCTTCTCTTGACACGATCATACACGGGGGGTTCCCGTCTGGCAGCATGGTGTTACTTGTGGGAGATGTCGGGGCTGGGAACACGGAGTTCGCCTATACATCCGCTATCATGCTCTCCTCATTAAAGAATGAAGGCACGAAATACAATGCCGCAAAAAAACACCTTGAATCCTTCATGACCGAGAGGGATGTGCTGAAAATTCCGGGAAAGATCTGCTATATTTCATTTGTTCATTCAAAAAAGGAGATCCTTATGGAGCTGGAGCGTTCTTTTCCTCCAGAGTTCTCGGAAACGTTGTCCAACAACCTTTTCTTCAAAGACTTTTCATCAATATATTTTAAGACTTCCATATCACCGGCCCTGAACGTTGAGGGAAATACTGACATAAATATTTTGAAAAGTGTTGGCGGGGTTAAAGGTCTTCTGAAAGAACTGGTATACATCCTGGATTCCAATGCCCCTCACAATCTCGTGATAATAGATTCTCTGACCAACCTTATCCGGATATGCAACAGATCCATGGACTGGCAGGACCTGATATCTTTTCTTGAAGATCTGCAGCAGAGGTCAAAGAAATGGGACGGGCTCGTGTACCTGCCTCTTGGCAAAAATATCTTCGGGATCATGAAGGAAGAAGAGGTAATGGATGTGGCTGACGGGGTATTGATGTTTGAGTGGGTACAGGAAGGGTTTTCGAGACAGCAGACCATGTACATAAAAAAATTCAGGGGTCTGATGCCTCATTTGACGAAGGATAATATTATGCGGTTTGATACCAAGGTAACAAACACCGATGGTTTTGTTGTTGTGAACGTCAAGCGCATCTCTGGGCGCAAATAACAGAAAAAGGGACAATACAAAAGCAAGCAATATTTTCAAGTACGTTTCTTAATACACCTTTTAGACCGTAACCTTTATGTCAAATTATATATATGATAATGATTATCAACATAATGACATATATAATCGGCCGGTAATGAACTTCAAATGATTTGGGCATAACCCCCGGGCTAGTTCAGGAGTTGTTGTAATGATACGGGTAAGTACGGGAATAAGCGGTCTGAATGAGATGATAGAGGGTGGTATCCCGGCCGGGCATACGATAGCCGCCATCGGTCCCCCTGGCGCCGGCAAAACCACACTCTGCCTGCAATATGTTTGGGACGGTCTTATGAAGGACGAACTGTGCATGTACATAAGCCTGGAAGAGGAGGAGGAAAAACTCTTAAAGACGGCTCTAAATTATGGATGGGACTTTCAGAAATATATCGACAGGGGGACTTTATCGCTGATAAAGCTGGATGCCCTGGACATAAATGGTACCATGGAGAGGATGCTCTCCGAACTGCCAAAGCTGATTTCTAACACCGGGGTGAGGCGCATTGTTATCGATCCTTTCATACTTGTGGAAATGGCTTTTGACAATGACCACAAGCGCCGTGTCAATATTTACGAACTGGTGAGGACTATCGGGAGAACAGGGGTCACTACAATTATCACATCGGAGGCACTGAACGGGTACCATTCGCATTTCGGGATCATAGAATATATCGTGGATGGCGTTTTTGTCCTTGAGGTGATACATTCCAAGGAGAGGGGCTCTCTGATATATGCCATACAAGTAAACAAACTGAGGTGGTCAAGCCATTCCAAGGATATGAAACCTTACGCGGTCACGAGCAATGGGATCGATGTCTATCTCGATTCTAATGTTTATTGGAGTGAGAATGACTGAGAAACCTGAAAGCATGTACAGAAGATCCCTTCAGCTGACCGCGAGGATATTGAAGGACACTCCAAGATTATTAAGGGATAAAAGCGAGAGTAAGAACAAAGATGTGAAACCCCCCGTCAGAACAGAACCGCCAGCCGTACAGCCTCCGCAGCAGAAAAAAGAGATCACACCTCCTGCAATAAGGGCCTATTCTGATAGACCAGCCGAAATAGGCAAAGCCGTGCCAATACCGATATTACAGTCCCGGGATGGCGATCTGTATCAGAAGCTTTCGAAGGAGATCATTTTTTCCGACACCGAAAAAGTGGTTTCAATAATCCTTGATCCTTCAATGATATTGAAGGTTGACCTTGCGCTTCTGCAGATATTATATGGGAAAGGGATGAAAGGAATAATAATCTGCGCCGGGAGACCCGCTGATTCCTATATCAAGTTGTTGCGGAGCACCGGGTTAAATCCGGATTCTCTGGTCTATATAGATACTCTGACTTATTCCTCCAAGAAGAAAGATGATACACAGAGCACAAGACCAGTATTGCGCCAGTCCTTCTATTACCAGGAGAAACAGAATATAAAATTAGTACCACATCCTTCAGATTTTACGGCTATAGACGTGGCCTTCAGCCAGGCAGTGAAAGAACTTTTAGCGGATAACGAAGAAGAGCGGCTATTCCTTCTTATTGATGGTATTGCATCCCATCAATTGTACGTAAAACCATCTGCATTGGGCGCATTTATCCATATACTGGTGTCTAAAGCCAGGAGCTGCGATATATTTACAGCCCTGCTCCTGTCCGAAGGCGTTGATCCGATTCTCATCAATACGATAAAAACGTTCAGCGATAAAATAGTTTCAATAAAATAATAAATTGGTTGGGGCATTAATGAATGTAAAGAATTATGTATTGAAGGTACTGGAGATCATACTGCCGGTCTTCTTTATGGGATATTTCCTTGAATCGTTCAGTCATGTTTCATCTGCCCTGGGAGCTTATTTTGAAATCACAACACAGTTGCTGCCGCTTGTCATGTCTTTTTCTATCTTTGTGATAACATGGTATGCGTTTAATAAAAGCATGGATAATCATTCCCTTTTCCTTGGGGCGGTTTTTTTTTGCATCGGGCTTCTTGACGTGTATCATTTACTCTCATATCCGTTTATGCCAGCTTTTCTCACCCCAAATTCACTTGAGAAGGGGGCAAAATTCGCAATTGTGGCAATGATGGTTTCTGCCCTTCTGTTTTTTGCAAGTGTGTTCATACATAAGAACAGTTATCCTGGTCTCATTAACAAGACGTTCCTGTTCGTCATGGTAGTCGCCATTTCATTTATATCCCTTATGATGGTATTATTTTTCCCGGATTATCTTCCTGCAATGCTTGACCGTGACGGTGGTCCTTCTTCAGGATTTTTGTTGATCCAATTTCTTGCGTCAGCGATCATAGTTTATGCAGGTTACCTATATGCAATCAGACTTAGAGAAACAGATCAGAAGAACATACTTTGTTTATTGTACGGCTTTGCTGTTTTTATTTCCAGTTATCTTGTCTACCCCTATCATGGCTATTCGGGGCACTTACTGAAGGCAGCGGGTTTCTACTTTATTTATCTCGCCCTGTATAAGTCCTCCGTAGAAGAACCGTTCAAGGAGGAGACGCGGGCTGAGTCAAAGCTTCGCTATGCAGCGGAGGAGAGGTACCGGTACATGGTCGACAATGCCAACGATGCCATCATTACCACTGACCTCGAAGGCAGGATTACTTCATGGAACCGGAGCGCCGAGAATATTTTGGGACGAACTGTTAAGGAGGCGATGGGCGCTAAGCTCGCATGGTTGACCGTTCCCCAGGATATGCAAAGCGAGTTCGGACGGATCATTAATATTGTCATGTCGGGCGGGATAGTTTCGGGATTTGAAACAGTGCTCCAGCGAAAAGATGGGATAAGGATGAACGTAAGTTTGACAGTTTCTCCCTTGAGGGATGCAAACAATGAAATGATAGGTCTATCGTGTATTATCCGAGATATAACGGATCGCCTTCAGGCTGAAATGATACGGGAAGAAAATCTGCGACTTTCAGTCACTATCAAGGCGAAATCCGAATTCTTGACTTTAATGAGCCATGACCTGGGAACACCATTAAACGCGATGATTGGTTTTTCGGAGCTCCTGAAACAGGGCATACCCGGGAATTTGAATAAAAAACAGGAGCAGTATGTGGAAAATGTCATCACAAGCTCAAAGCGCATGCTTGATATTATTAACGATATTCTCGACCTTGGCAGGGCGGAAACTGGAAAAATAGATCTTGTCATAGAAAAGATCCCGGTCCCGCAGACCATCGAGGAGACAATAAACCTCTTGAAAGAAAAAGGAACAAAGCATAATGTTGAGATGAAAAGGGAATTCGATCCCGAACTGGAATTTATTGAGGCAGACAGGCAGAGATTCAAGCAGATTCTGTTCAACCTGGCGAGCAATGCGGTAAAATATAGTAAGAAAGAGGGGGGAACTGTAACCTTAACAACGAAAAAAGAAAAAGACATGGCGAGAATCTCGGTCTCGGATACCGGAGTCGGGATCAAGGATGAAGACATGGAGAAACTCTTCAAGCCATTCGAGCAGCTTGATTTAGGCATCTCAAGTACATACGGAAGCACCGGTCTTGGTCTTGTGATAACAAAGAAGCTTGTGGAACTTCATGGCGGAAAGATCATGGTGGAGAGCAAATGGGGAGAAGGAACCACGTTTACATTCTGGCTTCCGATCACAGCGAGGAGACCGGTCTGAAAATGTGAATATGATAATTATCATGGACAAGTTTATATAGCGTATGACACCAAATTAGTATAAAATGGCCAAGGTACTGGTGGTCGAGGACAATCCTTTGAACATGGAACTGGTGCTCGAGGTACTCGGGGTGCACGGCATAATAGCTCATGAGGCTAACGATGGGGAAGAAGCTGTCATAAAAGCAGAAAAAGAAGATTTTGATTTGATACTTATGGACATCGAGCTGCCTAAAATGGATGGCGTGGAAGCGACAAGAATAATTAAGAGTAAAAATAAAAACGTACCTATAATTGCTTTAACCTCGTATGCAATGAAAGGGGATAAGGAACGCTTCCTTGCTGCCGGCTTTAATGAGTATATGTCAAAGCCCATTGAGATTTCCGAATTCCTTAGAAGATTGGAAAAATACTGCTTTTAGTTGAGGAACTTGAGTCGAAAGAAAAAGGAATAAAAAATGATAAAAGTACTCGTTGTTGAAGATAATCCACTTAACATGGAGCTGGTACTTGAGATACTGGAAACACACGGCTTTGCTGCCGATAAAGCGGAGGATGGAGAAAAAGCTATTGAAAAAATGGAAAACGAAAACTATGACCTGATACTCATGGATATAGAACTTCCAGGCAAAGATGGAGTTGAAGTGACAAAGATTATTAAAGAGAAGTATAAGAAAACTCCTGTAATTGCTTTGACCTCATATGCAATGAAAGGGGATAAAGAACGCTTCCTTGCTGCCGGCTTTGACGAGTACATGTCAAAACCCATAGATATCTCTGAATTTATGAAGCGGTTGAAAAAATATTGCGGTGAAAAATAAGTAAAGCTGTGCAAATTTCTTCTCATGACGACCCGTAGTATGAATCTTAAATTTCTATAATATTATGAACTATCTTTATTTTTGTTAATGAGCGAAAAACAATATTGGATATTAAGTTCATGGGCTAAAGACAGCTTTATATAACTCATCATACTAATAATTACAATAACAAATGATGAAAGTACTTGTTGTAGAAGACAATCCCCTCAACATGGAACTGGTGCTTGAGATTCTTATTATGAACGATGTGATTCACGATAAGGCACTGGATGGGAAAGAGGCTGTAAGGAAAGCGGAAAAACAGTCCTATGATTTGATCCTCATGGACATCGAACTCCCGGGAATTGATGGGGTCGAAGCGGCGAAAATAATTAAAAATAAATCTAAAAATGTTCCTATTATTGCTCTGACCTCGTATGCGATGAAGGGCGACAGGGAACGGTTCCTGGAAGCAGGCTTTGATGATTACATATCAAAACCTCTTGATCTGGGCGAATTTCTTAAAAAATTGGAGAAATACAGGAAGTAGCGGAACATGAAGCAAGAATTAAAATTGTTGATAATCGTGGTGTCCGTTTTCCTTCTGGGATACTTTTTCGAGCAGGCGATAAACGCCTCTGGAATCTCCAATTCTGTAGAAAATACAGTTGAACTCTTCTCCGAGCTTTTCTCGGTGTTCGTGGCATTTTCGATTTTTGCCATAACATGGCATGCATATAATAATAGCAAGGATAACCATTCTCTATTCCTGGGTTCGGCATTCCTGGTTGTCGGGCTGCTGTGCCTGTTCCATACGCTCTCTTATCCTTTTATGCCCGAGTTCATAACACCAAATTCCTCTCATAAAGCGGCTATTTTCTTTATTGAGTCACGGCTCATCCTGGCGCTGTCTTTTCTCATCAGCGTGGATATTTATAAGGATACGTTTCCAGGATTGATTAACAGGCGTGTACTGATATTTTCAGCAATTGCGTTATCTCTCATCTCACTCGCTTTCATTATCCTATATCAAGACAATCTGTTTGCAGGGTATGAACCTGGGAACGGTTATTCGCCAGAAATGGTGTTCATATCTGGCATGATCATAGTAATCATCTTATACACAGGTTATCTGTATAATAAGAGAATAAGGGAAACCGGGCAAAATAACTTGACCCTTTTAATAGACGGTTCTATTGTCGTGGCTCTTAGCAATCTTGTGTATTTCTCTTATGGGTTTTCCGGGCATTTCCTTATTATAACGGGTTTCCTGTTGATGTATATAGCTCTTTACAAATCATCCGTAGAATTGCCCTATGAAAAGCTGTCCATTGCAGAGGAGAAGCTTTACCATGCAGCCGAGGACAGGTATCGAAATTTGTTCGATAATGCCAGCGATGCAATAATAACAATTGACCTTGATGAGAACATCACCTCATGGAATAATGCGGCTGAAAAAATATTCGGATGGGCTGCGCAGGAAGCGATAGGGAAAAAATTGTCAAATTTGATCTTTCCAGCAAGTGAAGAGAACAAGAAGAATACGATAATCAGATGCATCAAAGCCGGAGAGGCGATTTTAGGAATTGATGCAGTGACTCTGCGTAAAGACGGGAGAGAAGTCTATATGAGTATGACGGTCTCCCCCTTACGAGATGCAAACCAGAAGGTAATCGGCATGGCAGGTATAATGAGGGACGTCACCGAGCGGCGGCTGACGGAAGAAAAACTGGCGCAATCTGAAGAAAAATACCGAAATCTAATCGACAATATCCAGGATGGCGTCTTTATTGTCCAGGATGCTAAAATCCAGCTTGCAAACGAGGCGTTTGCCAAAATTGGAGGGTACACGGTGAACGAGGTAATCGGAAAGGATTTCAGGGACTTTGTCGCGCCGGAAGATCTGGAAATGGTTGAAAACAATTATGCACGGAGGCTCGCAGGAGGGAATGTCCCCAAAGAATATGAATTCAGGATACGGCACAGGGATGGGAAGACAGGGGTCATTGTAAATATGAACGTGGGACTTATTGGGTATCGTGACAGGATGGCAATTATGGGGACCTTGAAAGATATCACAGAGCGCAAGAAAGCAGAGGACGTGCGCATTGAAAACGTGCGCCTCACGCTTGCCAACAAAGCCAAGAGCGAGTTCCTGGCGACCATGAGCCATGAGCTTCGGACGCCTTTGAATTCCATAATCGGCTTCTCAGAACTCTTGAAGCAGGGAGCGCATGGTGCATTGAATGAGAAACAGGAGCACTATGCGAATAACGTTCTTACAAGCGGAAAACACCTGCTCAACCTTATAGATGATATTCTTGACATCTCCAAAGTGGAGGCGGGGAAGATGGATATCTTTATCGAGAAGATGTCAGTGCCCGAAACCATAAATGAAACTTTGGAGCTCGTGAAAGAAAAAGCAAGCAAGCAGAGTGTAGTTGTTAAAAAGGAATTTGATCCGGAACTGGACTTCATAGAGGCTGACAGGCAGAAATTCAAACAGATCCTCTTCAACCTGCTCAACAATGCAGTGAAATTCAGCAAGAATGACGGAGGTACTGTCACGGTAACAACCAAAAAAGATGGAGATAAGGCGAGGTTCTCGATTTCTGACACGGGTATAGGAATAAAAGACGAACACATTGAAAGACTCTTCAAGACGTTCGAGCAGCTTGATTCCGGGATATCCAGAAACTATGGGGGAACAGGACTTGGGCTTGCGATTTCAAAGAAGCTCGTGGAACTGCATGGCGGTGAAATCTGGGTAGAGAGCAGATATGGAGAGGGAACCACGGTTACGTTCCTGCTGCCTGTAGCCTCGAAAGCAGATGAAACCAAATTAACAATTGCAGGATGAAGACAACTTTATATATTAAATGATACTAATGATTACAATGATGACAAAGGTGCTCGTTGTTGAAGACACCCCTCTGAACTTGGAGCTGGTGCTTGAGATACTCGATGAGCAGGGTTTCACTGCCGACAGGGCGGAGGATGGGGAAGAAGCCATCAAGAAAACAGAGAAACAGGTCTATGACCTTATTCTTATGGATATCGCGCTGCCAGGAATGGACGGAGTTGATGCTGCAACGATAATCAAACAAAGACCTGAATATAAGAAAGTGCCTGTGGTGGCTTTGACCGCATTTGCAATGAAAGGGGACAAGGAAAGACTGCTCGATGCGGGTTTTGATGATTACATATCAAAACCCATTGATGTGCCTGAATTCATAAGGAAGATACAGAAATATAAAGGGGCAACCTAGAGTGACCAAATCGAGAATACTTGTTGTGGACGATGAGCAGCTGAATGCTGAACTTCTCGAAGGGATGCTCTCCAGTGAATATGATGTTGTGACGGCATTTGATGGAAATGAAGCATTGGGCAAGGTTGAAACAAGCCTCCCTGATCTTATTCTCTTGGATGTAATGATGCCTGGCATGAACGGCTACGAGGTGTGCAGGAAAATCAAAGCCAATGAGAGAACCATGTCTCTTCCTGTTGTAATGGTAACCGCCCTGAAGGAGAAGGAAGACAGGATAAGAGCTATAGAAGCAGGTGCGGACGACTTTCTTTCCAAGCCAATAGATATGCATGAATTGAGTGCACGGGTAAGGTCGCTCCTTAAGATCAAGCAGTACCATGATGCTTTGACAGCGGAGCAGGAAAAGCTCCTCATATTCAAGTCGGCTCTAGACAGCATGGACGATTGTGTGATAATTACCAGCACAAGCGGCGATGTGAGATTTGTCAACCCCGCGTTTGAACGCAGGTTCGGATATCCGCTTTCGGAGATAGGCGGGAAGCATGTCAGCATAATCCGGCATCCGGAAAGTACGCTCTCACTTGACAGGGAGAGCCTTATGCAGGATTCAAGGCATGAGTGGAAAGGGAATCTGGTAGGGGTAAACAGGCATGGGCTCAAACTTAATATGGGCATTAAATGCTCCCCGATAATAAAGGAAAAGCGCCAGATAAATCTGGTATTCGTTCTGAGGGAAAAGGCGTGAAAAGAAAAATCTCTCCAATAAGGATGTTGTAGCAAGATGAAAAACGATGACAGGCCAAAATCTAAGCTCATAAATGAATGTGTGGAGTTGCGCCGAAAGGTTGCTAAATTGGAAGACAGAGAAGCCAGGCTGAATGAGGCCAAAGAAGCGGTATTTGAAAGTGAAGAGCTCTATCGCGTGCTTGTAGAGCTTACACCGGATGCGATCATCGTCCACAGCGGCGGGAGGATCGTTTTCACGAATCCGGCCGGTGCAAAGCTTCTCGGAGCAAGAGGTTCCAAACAACTCATAGGTAAACCGATACATGATTTTTTGATTTTCTGGAAAGTCGATGCGAATAAGAAGGATCAAAGGAAAGACGTATTCAATATTGAAGAAAAACTCAGGAGACTCGACGGTAGAGAGATTATGGTAGAGGTAACAGCTAGTCCTTTCATATATAAGGGAAAGCCTGCGGTCCAGGCCGTGCTTTCGGATATCACGGAAAAGAAAAATGCAGAGGACATGCGCCTCGAAAACGAGCGCCTCATGTATTCGAACAAAGCAAAATCAGAGTTCCTCG includes:
- a CDS encoding response regulator; translation: MMKVLVVEDNPLNMELVLEILIMNDVIHDKALDGKEAVRKAEKQSYDLILMDIELPGIDGVEAAKIIKNKSKNVPIIALTSYAMKGDRERFLEAGFDDYISKPLDLGEFLKKLEKYRK
- a CDS encoding type II toxin-antitoxin system VapC family toxin, whose protein sequence is MRKLEKNEELATTDINAFELYFGAYNSRDKDRNISSANGLLKTLTLLHTREESMETAGRIFAERRAKGKMIEIRDLLIGAIALQNGYKLLTNNGGHFEGMEGLALQE
- a CDS encoding DUF72 domain-containing protein, with protein sequence MGTIRLGCSGWDYRDWADVFYKTDESRLQAYSRIFNTAEINSTFYSYPSQGIVFGWEKYTRNDFKFAVKLNRIITHEKLLDISKGVEDDLKRFCELMKPLQDKGKLACILIQLPPGMKFRKDRIEEFLKILPADIRFALEYRNKTWLSDEAHKLLSDHNVTAVVVDEPLLPAEIRLTSDIAYVRWHGRGEKMWYNYRYSKGELARWIPKIREMSQSVDVYGYFNNHYHGYAPENCIDVLEMLGVATPGQKEVRQRMSEYWKGRKAVTKTLSDFMEQEKEAISTLLSGYIEATRLEKAREIKDIELIEMGGDKIVADVKGYSVYIDLERRFILHDCPDWKRTKREGRFCKHVGALILALPEDKGRAVLGNIRRQQWEFSQYTGRGSG
- a CDS encoding RAD55 family ATPase → MIKVKLNRIPTGISSLDTIIHGGFPSGSMVLLVGDVGAGNTEFAYTSAIMLSSLKNEGTKYNAAKKHLESFMTERDVLKIPGKICYISFVHSKKEILMELERSFPPEFSETLSNNLFFKDFSSIYFKTSISPALNVEGNTDINILKSVGGVKGLLKELVYILDSNAPHNLVIIDSLTNLIRICNRSMDWQDLISFLEDLQQRSKKWDGLVYLPLGKNIFGIMKEEEVMDVADGVLMFEWVQEGFSRQQTMYIKKFRGLMPHLTKDNIMRFDTKVTNTDGFVVVNVKRISGRK
- a CDS encoding ATP-binding protein translates to MNVKNYVLKVLEIILPVFFMGYFLESFSHVSSALGAYFEITTQLLPLVMSFSIFVITWYAFNKSMDNHSLFLGAVFFCIGLLDVYHLLSYPFMPAFLTPNSLEKGAKFAIVAMMVSALLFFASVFIHKNSYPGLINKTFLFVMVVAISFISLMMVLFFPDYLPAMLDRDGGPSSGFLLIQFLASAIIVYAGYLYAIRLRETDQKNILCLLYGFAVFISSYLVYPYHGYSGHLLKAAGFYFIYLALYKSSVEEPFKEETRAESKLRYAAEERYRYMVDNANDAIITTDLEGRITSWNRSAENILGRTVKEAMGAKLAWLTVPQDMQSEFGRIINIVMSGGIVSGFETVLQRKDGIRMNVSLTVSPLRDANNEMIGLSCIIRDITDRLQAEMIREENLRLSVTIKAKSEFLTLMSHDLGTPLNAMIGFSELLKQGIPGNLNKKQEQYVENVITSSKRMLDIINDILDLGRAETGKIDLVIEKIPVPQTIEETINLLKEKGTKHNVEMKREFDPELEFIEADRQRFKQILFNLASNAVKYSKKEGGTVTLTTKKEKDMARISVSDTGVGIKDEDMEKLFKPFEQLDLGISSTYGSTGLGLVITKKLVELHGGKIMVESKWGEGTTFTFWLPITARRPV
- a CDS encoding response regulator; protein product: MAKVLVVEDNPLNMELVLEVLGVHGIIAHEANDGEEAVIKAEKEDFDLILMDIELPKMDGVEATRIIKSKNKNVPIIALTSYAMKGDKERFLAAGFNEYMSKPIEISEFLRRLEKYCF
- a CDS encoding AAA family ATPase, with translation MIRVSTGISGLNEMIEGGIPAGHTIAAIGPPGAGKTTLCLQYVWDGLMKDELCMYISLEEEEEKLLKTALNYGWDFQKYIDRGTLSLIKLDALDINGTMERMLSELPKLISNTGVRRIVIDPFILVEMAFDNDHKRRVNIYELVRTIGRTGVTTIITSEALNGYHSHFGIIEYIVDGVFVLEVIHSKERGSLIYAIQVNKLRWSSHSKDMKPYAVTSNGIDVYLDSNVYWSEND
- a CDS encoding response regulator; amino-acid sequence: MIKVLVVEDNPLNMELVLEILETHGFAADKAEDGEKAIEKMENENYDLILMDIELPGKDGVEVTKIIKEKYKKTPVIALTSYAMKGDKERFLAAGFDEYMSKPIDISEFMKRLKKYCGEK